One Rosa chinensis cultivar Old Blush chromosome 3, RchiOBHm-V2, whole genome shotgun sequence DNA window includes the following coding sequences:
- the LOC112194771 gene encoding DEAD-box ATP-dependent RNA helicase 24 encodes MSKRKFGFEGFGINRQSTYNFEQSQQDPQRLYVPPSSSSSSRAHGHDNYEDTDLDNIDYDDIEAGNTHGNGGGDDAGGGGGGDEEVDPLDAFMEGIHQEVRSAPPPKPKEKADKYQDDDEEDHLESFLRAKKDATLTLASDALHAGYDSDEEVYAAAKAVDAGMLEYDSEDNPVVVDRRKIEPISALDHTSIDYEPFTKDFYEEKESISGMSEQDVAEYRKSLAIRVSGFDVPRPIKIFDDCAFSPQLMNAIKKQEYEKPTPIQCQALPIVLSGRDIIGIAKTGSGKTAAFVLPMICHIMDQPELQKEEGPIGVICAPTRELAQQIHLEAKKFAKSHGIRVCAVYGGMSKLDQFKELKAGCEIVVATPGRLIDMIKMKALTMLRVTYLVLDEADRMFDLGFEPQIRSIVGQIRPDRQTLLFSATMPRKVEKLAREILSDPVRVTVGEVGMANEDITQVVHVLPSEAEKLPWLLERLPGMIDDGDVLIFASKKAAVDEIETQLSQKGFKVAAIHGDKDQATRMDIMQKYKSGIYHVLIATDVAARGLNIKSIKSVVNFDIAKDMDMHVHRIGRTGRAGDKDGTAYTLIMHKEARFAGELVNSLVGAGQNVPVELMDLAMKDGRFRSKRDSRKGGGKKGRGRGGGGGGGGSGRGVRGVDFGLGIGYNPESNSSPSPAVTSRSAAVTSLRTGMMSQFKSKFVSASSNSPSQGSGNSSSAHANKRPALRGFVAGGSIGGDIHRSQTTNTVSPAPAPVANISSQNSGENSSQKPTESSRDKPRERRRRSGWDC; translated from the exons atgtCGAAGAGGAAGTTCGGATTCGAAGGGTTCGGCATAAACCGGCAATCGACCTACAACTTCGAGCAGTCGCAACAAGACCCTCAGCGACTCTACGTCcctccttcctcctcctcctcctcccgcGCTCACGGCCACGACAATTACGAAGACACCGACCTTGACAACATCGATTACGACGACATTGAAGCCGGAAACACTCACGGTAACGGCGGAGGAGACGAcgccggcggcggcggcggcggtgaCGAAGAAGTCGATCCTCTCGATGCTTTCATGGAGGGGATTCACCAGGAGGTGAGGTCAGCTCCGCCGCCCAAGCCCAAGGAGAAGGCCGACAAGTACCAGGACGATGACGAGGAGGATCATCTGGAGAGTTTCTTGAGGGCCAAGAAGGACGCCACGCTGACTCTGGCCTCCGACGCGCTCCACGCCGGCTATGATTCCGACGAGGAGGTCTATGCCGCTGCCAAGGCTGTGGATGCCGGAATGTTGGAGTATGATTCCGAGGACAATCCCGTTGTTGTGGACAGGAGGAAGATCGAGCCAATTTCAGCTCTGGATCATACTTCCATTGACTACGAGCCATTCACCAAGGACTTCTACGAGGAAAAAGAGTCGATTTCAG GGATGAGTGAGCAGGATGTTGCCGAGTACCGGAAGAGCTTGGCCATCCGAGTGTCTGGCTTTGATGTACCAAGGCCAATTAAGATATTTGATGACTGTGCGTTTTCTCCGCAACTCATGAATGCAATTAAAaaacaagagtacgaaaagcCTACACCAATACAGTGCCAAGCTTTACCCATAGTTCTTTCTGGGAGGGATATCATTGGTATAGCAAAAACTGGCTCCGGAAAGACTGCCGCCTTTGTACTTCCCATGATTTGCCATATTATGGATCAGCCAGAACTTCAGAAAGAAGAAGGTCCTATAGGAGTCATATGTGCACCTACCAGAGAACTGGCACAACAAATACACTTAGAGGCCAAGAAATTTGCTAAATCACATGGCATCCGTGTCTGTGCTGTATATGGTGGGATGTCAAAGCTTGATCAGTTCAAAGAACTTAAGGCAGGATGCGAGATAGTTGTAGCTACTCCTGGGAGATTGATAGACATGATTAAAATGAAGGCACTGACGATGCTACGTGTAACTTACCTAGTGCTTGATGAGGCTGATCGGATGTTTGACCTTGGTTTTGAGCCTCAAATTAGGTCTATAGTTGGTCAGATTAGGCCAGACCGGCAAACGCTACTCTTTTCTGCTACAATGCCACGTAAAGTTGAAAAGCTGGCTAGAGAAATTCTTTCTGACCCTGTAAGAGTTACAGTGGGTGAGGTGGGAATGGCCAATGAGGATATCACTCAAGTTGTTCATGTACTTCCTTCTGAAGCTGAGAAATTGCCGTGGCTTCTTGAAAGATTACCTGGTATGATTGATGACGGTGATGTTCTCATATTTGCTTCTAAAAAAGCTGCAGTGGATGAGATCGAAACACAGCTTTCTCAGAAAGGTTTTAAAGTTGCAGCTATTCATGGTGATAAGGACCAGGCTACTAGGATGGATATTatgcaaaaatataaatctgGCATCTACCATGTTCTGATTGCAACTGATGTTGCTGCTCGTGGTCTTAACATCAAGTCAATTAAGTCAGTTGTGAACTTTGATATTGCAAAGGACATGGACATGCATGTTCATCGTATTGGTAGAACAGGTCGTGCCGGTGATAAAGACGGGACTGCATACACTCTTATCATGCATAAAGAGGCACGGTTTGCTGGAGAATTGGTTAATAGCTTAGTTGGTGCTGGTCAGAATGTTCCCGTGGAGCTCATGGACCTTGCAATGAAG GATGGAAGATTCAGGTCTAAACGTGATTCAAGAAAAGGAG GTGGAAAGAAGGGTAGGGGGAGAGGTGGTGGTGGAGGCGGTGGCGGCAGTGGTCGAGGTGTGCGCGGGGTGGATTTTGGTCTGGGTATTGGATATAATCCGGAATCCAATAGTTCTCCATCACCTGCTGTTACTAGTCGATCTGCCGCAGTTACTTCTCTAAGAACAGGAATGATGTCTCAATTCAAGAGTAAGTTTGTTTCTGCTTCATCAAACTCTCCAAGTCAGGGTTCTGGTAACAGTTCGAGTGCGCATGCCAACAAGAGGCCTGCATTACGAGGATTTGTAGCCGGTGGTTCTATTGGTGGAGACATACATAGATCTCAGACAACCAATACAGTTTCTCCAGCTCCTGCACCAGTGGCAAACATATCTTCTCAGAATTCTGGAGAAAATTCGAGCCAGAAGCCGACGGAAAG TTCTAGAGATAAACCTAGAGAAAGGCGGAGGCGCTCTGGTTGGGACTGTTGA